From one Alosa alosa isolate M-15738 ecotype Scorff River chromosome 5, AALO_Geno_1.1, whole genome shotgun sequence genomic stretch:
- the LOC125295316 gene encoding G2/M phase-specific E3 ubiquitin-protein ligase-like codes for MCNPRAFQRAFTQPPLPLTATDLANLFTPTLSPVGSNRRRLENRTIAHWRDWLLEVEEGNMDHVQVEDVLVFCSGASRVPLSGFPEPPMLDFFLVTDSNSLPLANTCSVTLRLPLHSNYPDFSRPIQLAVAWSGVFGFA; via the exons ATGTGCAACCCAAGAGCCTTCCAAAGAGCCTTTACACAACCTCCACTCCCACTGACAGCCACCGACCTGGCCAACCTCTTCACCCCAACGCTGTCTCCAGTGGGCAGCAACAGAAGAAGATTAGAGAACCGCACTATTGCCCACTGGAGGGATTGGTTGTTGGAAGTGGAAG AAGGTAACATGGACCATGTTCAAGTAGAGGATGTACTCGTCTTCTGCAGTGGAGCCTCCCGAGTGCCACTTTCTGGCTTCCCGGAGCCACCAATGCTGGACTTTTTCCTTG TTACAGACTCCAACAGTTTACCTCTTGCAAACACGTGTTCAGTCACACTAAGGCTACCTCTGCATTCTAATTATCCTGATTTTTCAAGGCCAATCCAGCTGGCTGTGGCTTGGTCAGGGGTATTTGGCTTTGCgtaa